ACCACTGCACTTTGCCACTTCAGAAACATTCTGCAATTGGCGTAAGCACCTACAAAGTAAACCTAAATAGAATCCAGAAACAATGGCTGTAAGCTGCGCAGGTTAAGAAAGCCTAATTAGTGGGGATAGGCGAAGGTTCCTAATTACTTGAACTGATGCACTTTGTGGCAACTGAAATCACAAAAACAGAGAAAATGTTCAATAGGATCTATATCCATGACTTTCAGTTGATGTTCATTTGGAATTTGCCAACAATTAAACAGCCATATTTATCTTAACATCACAGGTTAAAGATAATATGATAGACCTAAGCCAGGAAATCCTATAAAGTAATATTGCCCTCAAGTGTCTTCACATAAGCAAACATAATTGCAAATGAAATGCATCAAGTACCATGTTTTGGACATTCCCTCTTGCCCAATGCTTTGCTTCTTGACCCAACTTCAAGTACCAATAGGTATCATGTAGTTTGAAAAACAAGCAATCTTGCCTGATTCCAGCATAATACTCAATTGTTAGAATTGATGAGATTCCATTAATTTATGTCAATTCCTATTTAGTATAGAATTTATATTCCTAAATGTCTATTCCTATTTAGTATAGAATTTATATTCCTAAATAGGTAGAATAATTTATGTCTATTCCTATTTAGATGATTTGATATATTTCTATTTAACCGAAGAATCCCTAAATTTATGTATATGCCATATATAATTTGGGTCTTCAATTATAGATAGGCAAACCTTTGTAATTTGAGatacaaaatataattaaataaagataTGCCCCTTTGAGGTTTTGTATCCTGGATGTAGGCTATCATAACTGAACCACATAAATcttctcatattattttcttattcctCCTTTATTATTCTAAATTTAACATAGTATTAAATATTGGTACTGTCACCGCCAAAGTTCACAGCTAAATTTCTATGTTTGATGGGCGTAATCTATACAACCCTACGAGTTGTTTTGCATTGATGTTTCCTTGCCAAAATTACCTTGGAAATGCAATTTGCATTGATGTTTCTTTGCCCACATTGTTTTGGAGAGGAATTTTGTCTTGATGTTTCCTCATTGACATCTCCATCGGAGAGGAAAGTGCAATTCTAAAGGTTGTTTCATGTTTTGGTGCTCTCTGTGGGTGTTTCCAAATCTACTTATAAGCTGTTAGTTGTAAGTTGCTGAAACAAAGTTTTTGATTTCTACAAAGAATGTTATCAAGAGGAAGTGTTGGGATTGATGGGATTCCATGTTACAACTAAGGGGAAGTGTTAAGAAGTTATTCCTACTTAGTGTAGGATTTATATTCTTAATAGTGAGAATAACTTATGTCTATAATTGTTATTTAGGAAGATTTAATATATTCATATTTAGTTGGAGAATCACTTAATCGATGGCATCATACCATATATGTCTTGGGCTTTTCCATTCTAAATAGACAAGTCTTTGTATTATgagatataaaataattacataaaaatataatcatttGAGGCTTTGTGTCCATGGATATAGACTCTCATAGCCGAATCACGTAAATCTTTCCatgttatttcttttttcttttttgttattCTAACTTTAACAACAATATTCTCCATTATAAACAGATGTTAGCATTTtccataaaaattgaaattttgagtTTTCTTAGAAAAtgtaaaatgaaaaatagataattatttttcacaCATAAACAAGCCCCAAGGTATTAATGTATTATAGTAATTAACACCTCATTGTCTACATAGAGATACCATCCTTGATACTGTTCATAGTTACTATCTGCATGACCTAAAAACCCTAGTTTTCATCCCCTTTTTATTTCCAAAATAAACCCACATgtacataaaattattatcaaaggACACAATAGCTTTCTTTAGAACTCCATCATAAGGTACTTCAATGAACAAAGATGAGCAATATAGTGACAATTATTCACATAACCTTTGCATCGAACAATTATGATATTAAAAAGATAACAAAAAAATCAACAATTAAGAAAAAGACAAAATTGACAGGAAAGCAACATAACCTGTCTGGACATCTTGCACTTAAAGCAGGTAATGAAGGCATTGAAAGAAGACTCGGGGGGAAAAAAAGTGAAGAAAGAATCACTAAAGAAAAATTTTGCAAGTTTAATTAGTCAGTATGCTATGCTTGGAAAACAATGATGGAAATACAACTTGATCTTTCAGTATTTCCTTCTCTTTTATCATTCATAGATATAGATGATACACGATTCACTCTAAAATGAACTCTATcctctttaaataaaaaaagtgaaaaagatCTAGTATCAATCCATCCATGGAtggtaaaataataataacaataataatgataataatgaaGTCATGAATCTCAAAGCCATTCTATATTCGATATGACTAAAGAAAATTTGGAATCAGAACAAGATTTCCTTACTTGAAATTTGATTTCCATTTGGAAATAATTGACAATTGGAAAGGTCTATCAACTCATGATACTAATTCTAAATTTGAAAGTGATGGCAAAAATCTCAGCCATGAAGAATGTATAAGAGCAAACAAAAGGTTTGATAAAAATGTTGTAGTAAGGCAAAACACCATTGATTTAGTGGTTATAACAAATAATTAGACTATTGGTTCACCGCCCAACAACTAATGGTTACTCATCAAAAGATTAACCTAATGTGCACAAACAATGTGACAAGGACACAAAACATATACTTGatatttttaaagatatttttgaATAATTTGAGTTGGTAGAAATGATTTCAAATACAATGATATACTGAAAGTGTAAGAAATTTGAATGGTGAACAACAAATAAAAGATAGCATACTCATGGTAGTACAGTGATTTCTTGAAAAGTGAGAAGGCATGAACCAATAGACAATAAGACTTTTCTTTTAACTTCAAGATATCTTCCTTGAGAATATCCCTTGTAACTTGCTTTTTGCCCCCTCTCTGCTGTCCATCTTTTCGTACAAAGGAGAATTATGTCTTAGACCTATGACTTTTTTCCCAAATCCCAACCACCTGAGCTTAGCCCAGGCGATAGAACTTATCCATGTTTAATAATAACACAAGAGCAAGAATATAAgcaataaactgaaaaagaaacaTGAAATCGACACAGCAGGGAAGATCATAAAGGAAATGCCTTGAATATATGGACATCAAAACCAACACTGTGCACTCTGTCAATAAATGACAGCACATGTAGTTGGACAAACAAGTTATACCTGCATTGTCACACAGAAATGAGGAAAACTGAAGTACCTATTAGGTGAATCTGAAATATCAACATCATCAACATCAAAAGGACATGAGAAGTCACAATCTTCTAAGTCATCCTGGAAAGATAATCTGCTAGAACTTCTAGAAATTCCAATACGTGGTGAACCACTAGAAGATAGCAGTCCTGACAAGCGCCCAGAATCATCTTTGCTATCTTTGAGAAtctaaagataataaaattcaGACCTTATCAACAAGCAATATGAGATAGATGAAGTTTAATGAGTAGAAATGTAAAGCCCATCAAAAAGCACTAAAGCAGGATGGGAAGCAAAGGCTACCTTATGACCAGAATAATGATTTACTAAGCCAGGGTTTGACTCTCCGCCTCCGGTCCTTAAAGATTCTGATTTCCTGATTGACCGGATTCCAGATGGAGACTCCTGTGATGAAGTATCATATCTTGTGCTTTTGGGAGATAAAGGTGGAAGTGAATTTTTATTTGGATCAGAAAAATTTGGAGAAAGGTATTTAGCACTTCTGCCTGTCAATGGAAGAGGGATAGTTACAGGGGCAGTTTCTGAAGTAAAAAGAGTTTGCAGAGGACTAGCACCGGGGAAGTATGTTGGAGTGGAAGGAGACACAGATGGCGAGAACGGAGGTGAAAGCTGATACTCATCAATACCAGTATTTTTTGAATGAGTTGTTGGTCTATAGCTTTGTAATCTATTACCATAAGAATCTGCTGGAGTATATGAGAAATCATATGGCATGGGAGATGTTGGGTAGGCAGGAGGAGATCCACCAAAAGTTTGGTTGGCCATAAAAGGGGGAGGTCTATGAAAGCCACTTGTCCAGCTATGTGGGCGTTGAAAAGGAGTAGAAGTAGGTGGACGTATTCCCCTCAGTGGAAAGGATGTAGCACCAACTCCCCTCTCTGAAGAAGGAAAAGACCTCAAAGGGTCAGTTGTAGGGCTACCAACATAATCTGTTATAATCTTTGGTGGGAATGTTGCCAAAGGCTCCAGGTTAAAATCAGAAAGTGATGGACGATAATTCACTGATAAAGAAAGATGGCCAAAAAGGGCCTCTACAGGCATAAAAC
The Manihot esculenta cultivar AM560-2 chromosome 1, M.esculenta_v8, whole genome shotgun sequence genome window above contains:
- the LOC110624029 gene encoding autophagy-related protein 13a isoform X2, whose protein sequence is MDSHSNSHTESGKLEQIISQFLLKSLHIILDSRIPSLHPHDRNDDFQSGSRVRKSDRWFNLVLGDRPAALDNLNFWQRNVMDPMIIDIILVREGTTSSLVDNLYSSVAERRPIETVIERWVVQYKTQRVMSPQTGESSASYKKIYKKSIILLRSLYSQMRLLPAYRIFRQLSSYSQTYNFDIIYKVSSFCEPFSRSEEEMMKEYSFMPVEALFGHLSLSVNYRPSLSDFNLEPLATFPPKIITDYVGSPTTDPLRSFPSSERGVGATSFPLRGIRPPTSTPFQRPHSWTSGFHRPPPFMANQTFGGSPPAYPTSPMPYDFSYTPADSYGNRLQSYRPTTHSKNTGIDEYQLSPPFSPSVSPSTPTYFPGASPLQTLFTSETAPVTIPLPLTGRSAKYLSPNFSDPNKNSLPPLSPKSTRYDTSSQESPSGIRSIRKSESLRTGGGESNPGLVNHYSGHKILKDSKDDSGRLSGLLSSSGSPRIGISRSSSRLSFQDDLEDCDFSCPFDVDDVDISDSPNRYFSFPHFCVTMQSEP
- the LOC110624029 gene encoding autophagy-related protein 13a isoform X1; translation: MDSHSNSHTESGKLEQIISQFLLKSLHIILDSRIPSLHPHDRNDDFQSGSRVRKSDRWFNLVLGDRPAALDNLNFWQRNVMDPMIIDIILVREGTTSSLVDNLYSSVAERRPIETVIERWVVQYKTQRVMSPQTGESSASYKKIYKKSIILLRSLYSQMRLLPAYRIFRQLSSYSQTYNFDIIYKVSSFCEPFSRSEEEMMKEYSFMPVEALFGHLSLSVNYRPSLSDFNLEPLATFPPKIITDYVGSPTTDPLRSFPSSERGVGATSFPLRGIRPPTSTPFQRPHSWTSGFHRPPPFMANQTFGGSPPAYPTSPMPYDFSYTPADSYGNRLQSYRPTTHSKNTGIDEYQLSPPFSPSVSPSTPTYFPGASPLQTLFTSETAPVTIPLPLTGRSAKYLSPNFSDPNKNSLPPLSPKSTRYDTSSQESPSGIRSIRKSESLRTGGGESNPGLVNHYSGHKILKDSKDDSGRLSGLLSSSGSPRIGISRSSSRLSFQDDLEDCDFSCPFDVDDVDISDSPNSQNLDGKKNLESTPHSLLMGKKSQDAAVGVLVRMLRTAPPLRQDPSCYSSKSLRTDGDEGIATASEFFMPRKTADALEELKSYREMKDLLLSKSGTRLISKEA